The genomic stretch GGTAATAGGCTGCGTGTGCAATGCAGCCGGTATAGATCTGTTCTAGTCTCATATTTTTTAAATTTTTTTAGTGAATGATCATTACAATACAACTGATGGTTCGCAATTCCCCCAGGTTCAAGGACACCTTGCCCGGCAGGGCATCATTATGTTAATTTTCCTGGTCATGATTTATTGATATGTTTCACAAAAATTCAAAACAATCGGGTTTTGTAACAGTAACTATTGTTACAATAGAACATGATCTTTGTCATGTTTTAAACTTTTTGGCATAAAAAAGGCTGCCGGGGCAGCCTTGAAAAGATCAATTCTGTATTCTATTAATGACCACCGGACGGGAAGAATATCTCCTTCACTATGATATAGATGCCCATAACAAGTACAAACCAGCCGAATCCTTTTTTTAGTTTATTGCCCGGTATTTTTTTAGAGAGGTATATGCCGATAAATATCCCCGCCACGGCAAATGCGGTAAAACTGCCCAGCAGTTTCCAGTCAATGATCTCTTCTCCCTGCAGGTCGCCGATGAAACCGATCAGTGATTTGGCAGCAATGATGAATAAGGAGGTGCCCACCGCCAGTTTCATCGGCATGCGGGCAAGCAGTACCAGTGCCGGTATGATCAGGAATCCGCCGCCGGCTCCAACCAGCCCGGTGAGGATCCCCACAACCGTCCCTTCCAGTAAGATCATCGGGTAGTTATAGTGGAGCGCTGCGTTCTCATCCGGCTGGGGTTTCTTGCCGGACCGTATCATACTTATGGATGCCAGTATCATGACCACGGCAAATAATAACATCAGGGCAATGGCTTTTGTAATTACGAGTGAGCCTATTGAAAACAGTTCTTTGGGTATATGGGGTACCAGCCACATGCGGGTGGCATACACGGCTGCAATGGAAGGGATGCCAAAAATGAAAACGGTCTTGAAATCAACTTTTTTCTGCAGGGCATTCTGAATCCCGCCCACCAGCGCCGTGGACCCTACAATGAACAACGAATATGCTGTTGCCAGCACCGGGTTCACCCCCATCACATATACCAGGATGGGTACCGTTAAAATAGAGCCGCCACTGCCTATTAAACCCAATGATATGCCCACTAAAGCTGCTAAAATATATCCCAGTATCTCCAAGATCGTTTTATTTAAAGTACCGCAAAGTTGTGATTGTTGAAATAAACGGACTGTTACAATAGTTACAATTCATTTTGCTGCCTGTTTCCGTTGTTCCTGCGACTGTAATATATTCCCAGCACATATACTATCAGTAAAGGTATGGTGAGCAGGGCAGAAACAACTGTCAGGAACATCAGTACAAAATAGGAACTGTCGTGTGGGGTCGGGTCCCGTACGCCACCCATTAAATTGAATACCACCCGGTGCAGATTAAGTGCTGTTAAGACCGAGATGATAAGGCAGATAGGCATTAATGTAACAGTAAGGATATTGCCATAGCTCAGCCGGGTAAACCGCCTTAAAAAATAATTCAGCAGCAAAAGCCGCCAGGCAGCCACGATGGCCAGGAACCAGACATTGATCTTATTTGCTGTACCGATGCTTACAAATTTCTCTACCGGAATGGTATACAGGATAGCCGGGAAGGAAGTGAGGCCAATGAATGTGACTACTGTAAAATAATCCCATTTATCCGCCGGGAATGGCTTAATGATGAGCCATATGAATGCTGCCAGTACAAAGATGTAGATTACAGACCCCAATCCCAGGTGCTGAAGCAGGCCTGCCCGTTCATCGTCCCAGTAGCGGCCCATCCCAACAATCCATGTGCCTGTGAGCCCCGCTGCAAAATGTCTTTTATCAAATTGCCCTATTTCTTCCCGGGTGATCCGGAAGGTTAAAAGCCTGAATATCGTTTTCCATACACGCATACCGGGTGTAAGGTATTTTTTTACAGCAAATAAAAAAAGCCCCTGACCTGTCTGTTCAGGGGCTTTTAATGATGGTGGCCTCGCCAGGAATCGAACCTGGATCTGGAGCTTCGGAAACTCTTATACTATCCATTGTACTACAAGGCCGGGGGCCGTAACTCGTTAATTAGTTAATCGGTGGGCAAATGAATTTTGCAAGCCCTATATTTATCAAACTCTATCCCGGATTAACCAATTAACAGATAACGTATTAACATCATCATTTTCCCAAATGCGTGAAATTACTTCCGAATATTTTTACCGCAATGGCCAGCAATATTACGCCAAAAAATTTTCTGATTACCACCATGCCGTTCGGACCCAGCATTTTTTCTATCCATTTCAGGGAATGCAGGACCAGGTAAATGAAAATGCAGTTGATCAAAATGCTGATGAGAATATTAATATCGGCATAATTTGCCTTCAGGCTCATGATGGTGGTAAGCGTGCCCGAGCCGGCTATCAACGGAAATGCGATCGGAACCACGCTGCCGCTTTTGGGGTTCCCGTCCGGCTTGAAGAACTCAATCCCCAGCACCATTTCCAGGCCGATGATAAAGATCACAATACTTCCTGCCACGGCAAAGGACTGCACATCCAGGCCAAGGATATTCAGGAACTGCTGGCCCACCAGCATGAACAATATCATCAATCCCCCCGAGGCAAGCGTGGCCTGCAGGGACCGGATCTCGCCTCCCATTTTAGCCCTCAATGCTGCCAGCACGGGTATATTACCCACCATGTCGATCACCGCAAAAAGGGTGAACGAAACGGTCAGTATCTCTTTTGCCGAGAGGTTATCGAATGTCATCCTGTTTATTTGTGCAAAGATAATCAGCCTTGCGGTAATCCCCGTGGATCATCCTTTTTTGGGTAGTGCATCAGTTTGAAAATATTAAACTAAAATCCTGTCATGCTGAGCTTGTCGAAGCAAATTGTACTGCTAAATCGCCTTCGACAAGCTCAGGCTGACATCTACTTTTTCAAACTGCTACACTACCCTTTTTTGAAAACAGCCGCTGCAGGCTCCGCAGGCAATGGATGCAAAGGCAATCGTCGTAACCGGCCTCTATATATGCCCGTTCTTCTTCCGAGAGGCTAACCCCACTGCACTGGCATTGCGTGATGCTGCCGGGCTTACACTCAAATACTGTCTTACAACGGGGGCAATGCTTTTCTTCGTGTTTGCACATTATACCGCAGTTTTAATCAGCAGGTAAGGCGGAAAGACGTCATGATCAAATCAAAGAAAAATAAATGATCCCGTCTTCCTGCCTTCCCGGCAATGAGATCATAAACCCAGGTTAACCCCGGCCATAAAATTAAACCGGCGGCTGTTGTATCCCCGTACCTCTGCATATTTTTCATCGGTGATGTTCTTCAGGTCAACAAATACTTTTGCGTTCTTTGAAATGGTATAGGTTGAATAGAGGTTCCAGGTATAATAAGCCGGCATTTCAATAGGTGCAGACATGTAAACCACTTCGTAGCGTTTACTCACACTCTGGATGCCGGTATTCAGGTACCAGTTCCTGGTAACCGCAATACCCAGGTTCAGGTTAATGGTTTGTCGTGGCCGGCGGTAAAGATTAAAGTAGGAAGTATCTTTTGCGCCTGTCTTTGTCTCAATCTTTCCATCCAGGTTCACATAATTGGCCGTGAGGTGTACGTTGCCAAGATCCACACTGGCTTCCAGTTCCAGCCCCCTGTCCTTCTGTTTTTCGGCATTGGTATAATAGCTGGCATACGTGGGCGCACCGGCGCTGTAAAAAATAATATTGTCCTTAATATTCCGGCTGAAGTAAACAGCCCGGAGATTCACATTGTTGTTTGCATATTGAATACCCCCTTCAACACCCAGGGATCTTTCCGGTTTAAGTTCCTGCACCTGGTTGCGGTATTCAGAATATACCTGGTATAACGAAGGCGTTTTAAAGCCAGAACTGATGTTTCCGAATATTTTAATGTGGCTGGTGAATACATAAGAAGGATTGAACGAAAAGGTGAATACATCGCCGTAACTGTTAAAATGATTGTACCGGCCACCCAGTTCCACATTAAAGCCGGCCAGTTCTTTTACAACCACCGAGGCATAAACACCCAGTTGATCTACGTTGGCGCTGTCACCACCTAAAGGTGTGGATGCATAAGGCCCGAATGCGCTTACTGAAAAATAACGCTGATCCGTAAGCTGCTTACGGTAATCGGCGCCCGCCAATACATCCACATTCTTTGTTACAGCCATGTTGCTGTATACTTCTGCAAAATGCGATCTGCCCGTATACTCCCCCTTGCTGTAGTAGGAAAATCCTCCGCGGCTTGCTGAATCATCGAGGTATGTTCTTTTGGTTGCATTGTAATTATAATTGACGTGCAGGATGCTTTTACCAATTGCAAAACCGGCACCAATACCTGCCAGCACATTCCTGGTGCGATTGCTGTAGTCGGCATCATCCGTGAATGGTCCCGCATCCCCGTCCGTCTTATAATGGCTGAATTGTGTATTGGCACGGATCGTGATCTTATTTTTGATCTTTTGGATAACGGATGCCTTAAAAACATCCTCATTCATCCCGTCTTTGTCAAAATCCTTTGTTCCGGCCTGGTCCTCTGCCGTAGAAAATCCTTTGCTGTACAGCTTACTGTACTGTGCCGTATAGGCGGTTTGCCTGATCGTTCCGTTAATGCCGGCAGCCGCTTTGAACGTGTTATATGATCCGGCAGCCAGGTTCAGGTTTGCATTTAATTTCTTTGTGCCTGCTTTTTTGCTGATCACATTGATCACAGCGGCCATGGCATCGCTCCCATATAGGGTCGACTGGCTTCCCTTTAATATCTCCACCCGTTCTACCTGGTCGATGGAAATAAAGTTCAGGTCAAAGGCCCCGCTGATACCGGAGGCATCGTATACCGGGATGCCATCGAGCAGGATCAGTGTTTTTCCGGCGGCGCTGCCCCGTACATATACATCCTGGTTGGTACCCAATGTATTTGTGTTCCCGTTCACAATGATACCGGCCTGGGTGTTTAATACCTCCGCCAGTGTTTTACCATTGTTGCGTTCCAGTTGTTCCCCGGTGATCACGGTTACCACTTTACCCGTAAGGGATTGCTTGATGGGAAATTTGGTGGCCGTGACCACCACTTCATTTAAATGCCTGGCACTGTCTTTTTGTGCAAAAAGGTTGCTGCTGAAGAAAACAGCAGCCGCAATAAAAATTTTCTTTTTCATTGTTGAAAAATTTTTTTGTGACTGCTTCCTGGAAAAAAAGAGATAGAGATATAAAAGCCGTTAAGCCGTTACATTTCCTGCCTTTCACCCGAAAGCGTAGAATGATTGTTGATGGACCAGGCAGGTCTTCTGGCTTAACGTTTACTTTACCTTCCCGTCTGCCTGAAGCAAACAGTGGTTGGAGAAAAGTGCCTTTCCTGAACCCCTTCCTGGAGGGGCCTGGGAGGCCGTCTTACAGCTACGGGGATAGCTCCCGACTTGAACGGGATTCCCTTTTAATCCCCCGCCTGAGGCGGGGAAACCAAATCTGCTGCAAATGTAACGGAGAATAAAAAGAAAGTTTAAAAAGATATCCAGTGTATGTGAAAAAATAAAAGAACCGCTGCTGTGCAGCGGTTCTTAAAGGATCTGTAACGGTTTTATTCTTCCGCTTTGCGGCATTCGCCAACAAGGGTATGAAAAGTACCGTGTGCCTCCGTGATCATTTTCTTCAGTTTCTCATTGGAAGCCCTGCTGTCCACCGCTTTTTTAATGGCACTGCATTGGGTCACCAGTTTAGCCAGGGTTGCCCTGGTTTTTTCCGGTTTAAAATCGGCCGGAATGGCGGATGCCTGCCAGTTCTTTGCTGCGATCAGCAGGCTGTCGGCCTTTTCCTTAAGTGGCACAAAATTTCCTTCTTCAGCCGGGTGGAAAGTAGATGACATGAAAGAATGAAAGGTTTTCAGTTCGGGCCATTGGGCCTGGTCGCCTTGTGAAAAGGCAGTTGAGATACCGCATAGCAGAACGGTTGCCAGCAGCATGATCTTTGATTTCATTTTTTTATTTTTTAGTAGTTAAATATTGTTCGGGGTTCTTTAAAAAATCCTCTTTGCACTCCCTGGCACAAAAACCATACACTTTTCCCTTATAGTGTGCTGTATCTTCTACGCCGGCAGACACAGGCATGCCGCAACTGAAATCCCTGGTATTTGCAATTTCAACTCCGGCAAATTTTTCTTCCCCTGCCGGCTGCGTACCGGTTGGTTCCATCATGCTCTTTACACTGTCGTTTTGTGGTGCTTCTTCCTGCCCGTTATTCCTTCCGCAGGAAACCAGCATGGCAGCAAACAATGCAACAACAACTATTTTTTTGTATTTCATAATTCATGTTTTTTAAATTAATTATTGATGGTCATCCTCACCTGGAGATAGATATTCCTGCCGGGCCTGGAAATATTGCCCCAGTCCAGGTGTTCGTGATATTTTTTATCAAATATATTCTCTATGCCTGCCAGCACCTCCATATTGTTTTTAAACAGGGATGTATAGCAGCCAAACCGGGTATGCAATAAGACATACCCGGGTGTGCCATCTTCGCCGTATTGCATATTAATGTTGTTCTGGCTAAATACACATTCTGTTTCCAGCTGTGCAAAAAACCTTCCGGGCTGGAAGCGAAACGACGTGATGTTCTTAAACGGGGCAACCCCGGGCAGAGGTTTGTTCCGGTCATCGAGCCCGTAGGTATAACGGATGGTTGAAACGATATCAGCAGCAGGCATTGGCTTAAAAAAACCGCTGGCTTCCACCCCCATTACGGAGGCGTGCGGGAGATTACTATATACCTTCACTCCCCTGGTACCTGGAGTCATAGCGCTTAATGAAGCATCAACGCTGCCGCTGATAAAACCGTACACCCGGGAATAATAGCCACTGACCTGCACCCTGCTGCGTTTCCGGTTATACAGCAGGGACAGATCTGCCTGTACCGATCTTTCTTTCCCGAGAAGCGGATCTCCGATATAATCGTATGCATCACTGCTGTTGAAAAGATAGAACCCGAATAATTCAGAGGCCGTGGGCATTCGTTCTGAATAACCAAGGGCGGATGTTATTGTAAGCTTTCGCCCGATCTTTTTGGTAACCTGTGCTGAAACATTTTTTAACCCATCCCTCCTTCCGGTAAAGGCAGCCCTGAAAATACCCACCTGCTCTTTGGCTGTCACAGAAACCAACTTCGATGAAATAAGATCTGCCCGGGTTGATACCCGGAAGTGCCATAAACTATCCGGCTGCCACAACCAGGATGCCGAGATGCCATATTGGTTACGGCGGTTATCGGGCCAGGTGAGCATATACATATCCGGCTGTCCCGCCTGGTGCATCGTCATGGAAGCCTGTAAAAAAGTGGATGCACCGTCTGCCCGTATCACTAATTTTTGCTTCCGGTTAATTGTCATTTCCCCTTCTGTGTAAACGCCATAGGTCTTACTTACACCCGGCATATCCATGTGCATGGGTACCAGCGGGCGTTTACTGTCATCCATAAAATGCCGGATGCGGTTGATATAAATTTTTGTCTGCCAGGTATACAGGCGTTTTGCGGCACGATCCCCGTGGATACTGAACGATGCAATTCTTGCAGCTGCATAACCAACATCCATGGGCAGGGCGGGGTACCCGATATTCCATCCATCATCGGCAAGCATATCTGCCTTTAAGTAGATGTTCCGGCTTTGCTGAAATTTTACAGAAAGAGAATAGTTCACTTTCTCATACCTGGAAAACGGAATTACGGTTCCTCCCCCGCTCCGGTAGTCCTTACTGTTGCGGTATGTTCCGCTGGCTGCCGCTGCCCATTTTTTGGCGGAATAATTGAGCCGCACCGATTCAAAAAAACTTTTGGCTGCTGACTGATACCCGCTGCTGAATACACCGGTTATTTTGTTTGGATGACCGAATGAAGGTTCTGCCATCTTCATATTTACCGTGCCCCCGATGGATGAGCCGTTCATGAACCCGTTGCCGGCTGTTTGTACCTGCAGGTTCTGCAGGTTGACCGGTTCTATGTAAATGGTAACCGGATCCATCCTGTCGGTACATGCACCATGAATACGCATGCCGTCAACCTGTATATTTATTTGTCCGCCGCTGAAATAACGGATAGTGGGCTCCATGCCATAAGATCCTCTTCGTACCAGGGATATTTCTGGTAGCCTGGCCAGGATATCCTCCAGGGTGGCAGCGCTGTTGTTCTTTACAAAATTCAGTAACTGCTGCTGGGGCGTTCTTTTTAAACTGTTCACAACCAACTCCTGCAGGTTAATGATCCGTATACTGTCTCCCGCAAATCCGGTGGCACTGCTTTGTGCCTTTGCTGTACCCGTCAATAAGGAAAGCAGTAAGAAAGTCAATGTCTTTTTCATGATCGGAATTTTCTGAGCATGGTAGCAATACCGGCTCACATTATGAACTAAAACTGCACTTCAAAAAACTGTGTGGTGGAATCTGCAACCGCAGAACCTGCCATATAATCCAGATTCAGTTTCCACAAACCCGTCATCGTAAAGTTTACTTTTCCTTTATAATGTCCCTTTGAAACATGCGCCGGGTTTATATTATTGGGCGAACCATGTCCCATGGTGGGCATCTCGGGTGTAAGAATAACAGAAAGGCTGCTGTCTGCCGGGAAACTCATCATAGAAACCCTTTTGTAGATAGCGATCTCCATATCGTTGATCCCGACTTTAGGAACAGATGGTTCAATGAGAGAAACAAAATATTTATTACCATCATGCGCTGCGGTAAAAGATTTAACCCTTGCTATTGCAGGTTCTGCAACCGTGAGAGGAATGGTGATAAAGCCTTCTTTGCCGGTAAGATGATTATGCACCGTCAGCTTTACCGTCCAGTTCCCCCCCATCGAGGACATGACAAAAACCACGCTGCATGGGAAGAGGTGATTGACCGCCGTTTCATACGCAGGATTTTCAAATGGTGCTGCATGCTTCATTGTGCCCATGTCCATCATTGGACTTAGTTTTACATGAGCGTCTTCAATACGCTGCCCGTTAACCGAATCGTAAAGGGCTATATAAAAGCGGGTATATCCTGCATAGATCGTTGTTTCTTTTGTGTAAACTACCACCCGTGTGGCAGCTCCGGCAGCATAGCCCTCGGCCTGTTTGGTTAAACCGGCTACCGGATCGGTTTCCGTCGTTTCACTTTTAGAACACGAATGCATGATTACTGCAAAAGAGATGAGTGCCGGCAATAGGATTGCCAGGAATGATTTTTTCATAACAAATTTTTTTTAGAAATTATAATATTACGGGATGAGCGGGATCAATTATGCCTTTGGCGGATGGAAAAAGGAATAGGAGATATCCGAAAGCGGGTATGTTTTCTCAAAACCGGTTCTTTTTAAAACGATGAACTTCAACGGTGCAATGCTGCAGAAAGATGAACAGGACGAAAGCACCAGTACCTTGCCTTCTGATTTACGTCCGGTATTCTGCTGGTCTTTCTTTTCTTCCTCCTTCATTTTTTTCATCACCTGGCATTTCCCATTACAATGCAATTTTGGTTTTGCTTTGTTCACGCATTTCCTGGCATAAGCAGCCGTGTTCACATAATAATCCAGCAGGATGAAAGGGCTGCTGAAGGTTTGTGCCGAAAAGGCAAGCAGTAATAGTATCGCTGTAAGCTGCTTAAACATTGCCGCAAAGATAAAAGCTTTATTTTTTTATGTTATGACAGAAATCATAGTACCCGCAATTTTTTTGATTGAAAAAGTTTATTTATTAGTGCCTTTCTGTATCTTTTCGGTATGCAGACAAAATCAACCAAGCTCAACCTGTTTTCCCTCACCATGATCGTGATAGGATTTGTGATCGGCATGGGAATCTTCAGAACAGCCGCCACCAGCGCCAAAGACGCCATTTCGCCTTCTGTTTATTTCAGCGCCTGGGCCATTGGTGGTCTCGTGGCTTTATGCGGGGCCCTCACCTATGCAGAGATCGGCAGCCGTTACCCGGTCACCGGCGGGTATTATAAAGTGTTTGCCAAAGCCTATCACCCAAGTATTGCCTTTGCCATCAACTGCATCATATTGGTAAGCAATGCCGCCAGCATCAGCGGGGTTGCCTTGATCGGCAGCGGTTATCTATTGAAGTTATTCCCGGGCAACTGGACCGATATTGATAAAGCCCTGGTAAGTTCTGCCGCCATCCTTGTCTTTTACATCATCAATTTAAAAGGATTAAAGACCAGTTCTACCGCACAGAATATCTTAATGATGATAAAGATCCTGATGGTTGTGGTGCTGATCGCTGCTTTATTCTTCCCCGCCAAGTATGCCGTGAATGATGCAGCAAAAGCAGTGACAGAACCCGGCTCATTTACCTGGTTCGATTGGGTTAAAAGCCTTGGTATAAGCCTGATCGCTGTTTCCTTTACCTATGGTGGTTACCAGCAAACCATCAATCTAGGTAATGATGTTCATAATCCTTCCAAAAATATTCCCCGCGGGATCTTCATCGGCATACTCGTCATCATCGGGCTTTACATGCTGGTAAACCTCAGTTATTATAATGTGGTTGGTTTTAACCAGATGAAAGGAGAAAGAGAGATCGCTTACCTGGTCATTGACCGGATATTCGGTACAACCGGCGCCACCGTATTTTCTGCATTCCTTTTTTTAGGAGTGCTGGCTTATGTGAACGGATCGCTGCTGAGCAACCCCCGGGTGATGTATGCCATGGGTGACGATGGCAGCCTGCCCAAAATCTTTGCCCAGCACAACGAAAGATCAAATGTGCTGACTTTTTCCCTGACCATCTTTTCGGCACTCTGCATCGTCATCCTTTACTTTGCCCA from Chitinophagaceae bacterium encodes the following:
- a CDS encoding sulfite exporter TauE/SafE family protein, translating into MEILGYILAALVGISLGLIGSGGSILTVPILVYVMGVNPVLATAYSLFIVGSTALVGGIQNALQKKVDFKTVFIFGIPSIAAVYATRMWLVPHIPKELFSIGSLVITKAIALMLLFAVVMILASISMIRSGKKPQPDENAALHYNYPMILLEGTVVGILTGLVGAGGGFLIIPALVLLARMPMKLAVGTSLFIIAAKSLIGFIGDLQGEEIIDWKLLGSFTAFAVAGIFIGIYLSKKIPGNKLKKGFGWFVLVMGIYIIVKEIFFPSGGH
- a CDS encoding MarC family protein — its product is MTFDNLSAKEILTVSFTLFAVIDMVGNIPVLAALRAKMGGEIRSLQATLASGGLMILFMLVGQQFLNILGLDVQSFAVAGSIVIFIIGLEMVLGIEFFKPDGNPKSGSVVPIAFPLIAGSGTLTTIMSLKANYADINILISILINCIFIYLVLHSLKWIEKMLGPNGMVVIRKFFGVILLAIAVKIFGSNFTHLGK
- a CDS encoding cysteine-rich CWC family protein, whose protein sequence is MCKHEEKHCPRCKTVFECKPGSITQCQCSGVSLSEEERAYIEAGYDDCLCIHCLRSLQRLFSKKGSVAV
- a CDS encoding TonB-dependent receptor produces the protein MKKKIFIAAAVFFSSNLFAQKDSARHLNEVVVTATKFPIKQSLTGKVVTVITGEQLERNNGKTLAEVLNTQAGIIVNGNTNTLGTNQDVYVRGSAAGKTLILLDGIPVYDASGISGAFDLNFISIDQVERVEILKGSQSTLYGSDAMAAVINVISKKAGTKKLNANLNLAAGSYNTFKAAAGINGTIRQTAYTAQYSKLYSKGFSTAEDQAGTKDFDKDGMNEDVFKASVIQKIKNKITIRANTQFSHYKTDGDAGPFTDDADYSNRTRNVLAGIGAGFAIGKSILHVNYNYNATKRTYLDDSASRGGFSYYSKGEYTGRSHFAEVYSNMAVTKNVDVLAGADYRKQLTDQRYFSVSAFGPYASTPLGGDSANVDQLGVYASVVVKELAGFNVELGGRYNHFNSYGDVFTFSFNPSYVFTSHIKIFGNISSGFKTPSLYQVYSEYRNQVQELKPERSLGVEGGIQYANNNVNLRAVYFSRNIKDNIIFYSAGAPTYASYYTNAEKQKDRGLELEASVDLGNVHLTANYVNLDGKIETKTGAKDTSYFNLYRRPRQTINLNLGIAVTRNWYLNTGIQSVSKRYEVVYMSAPIEMPAYYTWNLYSTYTISKNAKVFVDLKNITDEKYAEVRGYNSRRFNFMAGVNLGL
- a CDS encoding YHS domain-containing protein, giving the protein MKYKKIVVVALFAAMLVSCGRNNGQEEAPQNDSVKSMMEPTGTQPAGEEKFAGVEIANTRDFSCGMPVSAGVEDTAHYKGKVYGFCARECKEDFLKNPEQYLTTKK
- a CDS encoding TonB-dependent receptor, whose amino-acid sequence is MKKTLTFLLLSLLTGTAKAQSSATGFAGDSIRIINLQELVVNSLKRTPQQQLLNFVKNNSAATLEDILARLPEISLVRRGSYGMEPTIRYFSGGQINIQVDGMRIHGACTDRMDPVTIYIEPVNLQNLQVQTAGNGFMNGSSIGGTVNMKMAEPSFGHPNKITGVFSSGYQSAAKSFFESVRLNYSAKKWAAAASGTYRNSKDYRSGGGTVIPFSRYEKVNYSLSVKFQQSRNIYLKADMLADDGWNIGYPALPMDVGYAAARIASFSIHGDRAAKRLYTWQTKIYINRIRHFMDDSKRPLVPMHMDMPGVSKTYGVYTEGEMTINRKQKLVIRADGASTFLQASMTMHQAGQPDMYMLTWPDNRRNQYGISASWLWQPDSLWHFRVSTRADLISSKLVSVTAKEQVGIFRAAFTGRRDGLKNVSAQVTKKIGRKLTITSALGYSERMPTASELFGFYLFNSSDAYDYIGDPLLGKERSVQADLSLLYNRKRSRVQVSGYYSRVYGFISGSVDASLSAMTPGTRGVKVYSNLPHASVMGVEASGFFKPMPAADIVSTIRYTYGLDDRNKPLPGVAPFKNITSFRFQPGRFFAQLETECVFSQNNINMQYGEDGTPGYVLLHTRFGCYTSLFKNNMEVLAGIENIFDKKYHEHLDWGNISRPGRNIYLQVRMTINN
- a CDS encoding FixH family protein, whose product is MKKSFLAILLPALISFAVIMHSCSKSETTETDPVAGLTKQAEGYAAGAATRVVVYTKETTIYAGYTRFYIALYDSVNGQRIEDAHVKLSPMMDMGTMKHAAPFENPAYETAVNHLFPCSVVFVMSSMGGNWTVKLTVHNHLTGKEGFITIPLTVAEPAIARVKSFTAAHDGNKYFVSLIEPSVPKVGINDMEIAIYKRVSMMSFPADSSLSVILTPEMPTMGHGSPNNINPAHVSKGHYKGKVNFTMTGLWKLNLDYMAGSAVADSTTQFFEVQF
- a CDS encoding APC family permease gives rise to the protein MQTKSTKLNLFSLTMIVIGFVIGMGIFRTAATSAKDAISPSVYFSAWAIGGLVALCGALTYAEIGSRYPVTGGYYKVFAKAYHPSIAFAINCIILVSNAASISGVALIGSGYLLKLFPGNWTDIDKALVSSAAILVFYIINLKGLKTSSTAQNILMMIKILMVVVLIAALFFPAKYAVNDAAKAVTEPGSFTWFDWVKSLGISLIAVSFTYGGYQQTINLGNDVHNPSKNIPRGIFIGILVIIGLYMLVNLSYYNVVGFNQMKGEREIAYLVIDRIFGTTGATVFSAFLFLGVLAYVNGSLLSNPRVMYAMGDDGSLPKIFAQHNERSNVLTFSLTIFSALCIVILYFAQEFEKILTFTIFLDSFGMILSCATIFWFRKKTKHLDGTGIYKMKLYPLMPLVFILAYLFVAISITVADPNAALTGVAVLAAFILIYFLFNKKRANITPTEN